Part of the Candidatus Eisenbacteria bacterium genome is shown below.
GTCGCGTCAACGCCGCGAATGGCCTCGATCTCCGACTTCGTGACCGGCTGCTTGTACGCGATGATCGCCATGGTTTCGAGGGCGGCGCGGGACAGCCGCATTTTCTTCTTGCCGCGCAGCAGGCGGCTGACCCATTCCGCATGCTCCGGTGCGGTGACCAGCACCCAGCCACCCGCGATCTCGCGCAGTTGCACCCCCGCCTCGCGCTCGGCATAGGCAGCCTCGAGCCCGCCGAGGCCCTGCATCACTTCCTCGGGCGTGACGTCGAGTGATTCGACCAGCAGCGCCAGTGGCAGCGGCTGATCGGATGAAAACAGCAGCGCCTCAAGCGCCGCCTGGAGATGTCTCGGAGGCATGGTCGGAACTCCCCTCGGGGGCGCGGGCGACGATCGCGATCTCGCCAAACGCCTCGCTCTGCACTGCGGCCACCTGACCGAGCTTGATCAGCTCGAGCAGGGCAATGAAGGTCACGATGACCTCGGCGCGCCCGCGGCATCGCGCGATCAGCGTCGCGAACGACACGCCGTTCTGTTCGTGAGTGAGTCGGGTGATGAATGCCATCTTGTCATCGAGGTCGTAGACCTCGCCCTGCACCTCGTACACGACACGCTCGGGCATCCGCGACAACACGCGGTTGAGCGCATCGAGGAGGTCGAACAGCGTCGCGGGCGCGAGCGGTCGCGGACCGGCTTCCTCTTCGCCCGGCACCATTCCGCGCTCGAACAGCTTGCGGCGGTCGTCCTCGCGCACCTTCAACGTGCCGGCCGCCTCTTTGAACTGCCGGTACTCGATGAGGCGCTGAACCAGTTGTTCGCGAGGATCGCCCTCGTCCTCCTCCTCGCCCACCGCCGGCTGCGGCAGCAGCATCTTCGCTTTGATGCGCATGAGCGTGGCGGCCATCACCAGGAACTCGCCCGCCACGTCGAGATCGAAGGAGCGCATCAGATCGAGGTAGGCCAGATACTGCCGCGTGATGTGCGCGATCGGAATGTCGTAGATGTCGATCTCGTCGCGCTTGATGAGATGCAGCAGCAGGTCGAGCGGACCCTCGAAGCGCTCGAGTCGCACCATCACCGGCGGGCGACCCGGGCGGCGCGGCAGAACGGTCATCTCGAGATTCGAAGCCGGATCGGCCGGCGCATCCGGTGCCGGCGCGGCGGGTTCGACGTCGGCGGTCGGCGCGGTCGTGATTTCGGGCTCGGAGTCGCGATCGATCATGCCCACGTCCCCGCTCGGGCGCTCAGGCCCATCGCCGCGCGCGCCGCCTCGAGCGTCACGGTCGCGATCTCTCGCGCGCGCTGATTTCCGTCGCGAATGACATCGTGGACCGCGTCCAGATCGCGAGCCCAGCGCTCGCGGCGCTCGCGGATCGGCGCCAGTGCGTCGGTCAGGATCTGCGCGAGCTCGCGCTTGTCGGGCACGCACGCCAGCTCGCCTTTTCGGCAGCGCTCGGCGACTGACGCGGCGCCTGCAGAATTGAACTTGCGGTGGTACTCGTACACCACGCAGCCCGGATGCCCGTCCGCAGGATCCGGCTCCGGGCGTCCGGGATCGTTCGCGCGCAGCTTCTTCGGGTCGGTGTAGGCACTCTTGACCCTGGCCACGATTGCTTCCGGCTCCTCGGCGAGCAGGATCGTGTTACCGACCGACTTGCTCATGCGATTGCCGTCGAGGCCGCGCAGGCGAGCGAAATCGGTCAGCAGCACGTCGGGCTCGACGAACACCGGAGCGCGGTCCTGGCAGTAGGTGAAATTGAAGCGTCGCGCCAGCTCGCGCGTCAGCTCGACGTGCGGCACCTGGTCCTCGCCGACCGGCACGTGGGTCGCGCGGTAGAGAAGGATGTCGGCGGCCTGCAGCACCGAGTAGCCGAGGTGCCCGTAGGAGATCGTCGCTTCTTCGAGTCCCAGGTCACGCACCTGTTCCTTGAGCGTCGGAATGCGTTCGAGTCGCGCCTTGCTGACCAGCATCGAGAGCAGCAGGTGCAGCTCCGCGTGCTCCTTCACCGCCGACTGCACGAACATCACGCTGCGCGCCGGATCGAGCCCGGCGGCGAGCCAGTCGAGCACCATGTCGAGGATGTGATCCTGGAGCTGCGAGGTGTCCTCGAACCCGGTGGTGAGCATGTGCCAGTCCGCGACCATCAGGTAGTTGGTCCAGCCTGCGTCCTGCAGCCGCACCCAGTTCTCGAGCGCCCCGACGTAGTTGCCGAGATGCAGCCGGCCGGTCGGGCGCATGCCCGACAGGATGCGCCCGGTTCCAGGCGTCGAAGTCACGACAGCACCTCGCCAGGCGACAGTCCGACTGCCGTGAGGTAAAGCGAGACCACGGCCTCGAGCGGCCCCATGAACACCACGCGAGAAATCGCCGGCACGGCGAGCAGCACCGCCACGACCGCGAGTCCCGCGAGCCGGAAGCGCTGAATGGCCCGCACGTGTCGAAACGGCAGGAATCGCATCAGGAGCCACGAGCCGTCGAGCGGCGGGATCGGCAGCAGGTTGAAGAGCCCGAGAGCACAGTTGGCGATCA
Proteins encoded:
- a CDS encoding segregation/condensation protein A, whose amino-acid sequence is MVRLERFEGPLDLLLHLIKRDEIDIYDIPIAHITRQYLAYLDLMRSFDLDVAGEFLVMAATLMRIKAKMLLPQPAVGEEEDEGDPREQLVQRLIEYRQFKEAAGTLKVREDDRRKLFERGMVPGEEEAGPRPLAPATLFDLLDALNRVLSRMPERVVYEVQGEVYDLDDKMAFITRLTHEQNGVSFATLIARCRGRAEVIVTFIALLELIKLGQVAAVQSEAFGEIAIVARAPEGSSDHASETSPGGA
- the trpS gene encoding tryptophan--tRNA ligase, yielding MRPTGRLHLGNYVGALENWVRLQDAGWTNYLMVADWHMLTTGFEDTSQLQDHILDMVLDWLAAGLDPARSVMFVQSAVKEHAELHLLLSMLVSKARLERIPTLKEQVRDLGLEEATISYGHLGYSVLQAADILLYRATHVPVGEDQVPHVELTRELARRFNFTYCQDRAPVFVEPDVLLTDFARLRGLDGNRMSKSVGNTILLAEEPEAIVARVKSAYTDPKKLRANDPGRPEPDPADGHPGCVVYEYHRKFNSAGAASVAERCRKGELACVPDKRELAQILTDALAPIRERRERWARDLDAVHDVIRDGNQRAREIATVTLEAARAAMGLSARAGTWA